Proteins co-encoded in one Uloborus diversus isolate 005 chromosome 9, Udiv.v.3.1, whole genome shotgun sequence genomic window:
- the LOC129230545 gene encoding uncharacterized protein LOC129230545 — MEKLVRITAWVKKSIMKFRKISNKGNTLTTKEIIEAESHLIRLEQKIFFKEDYESLKNGEPIQKDSDLFNFLPFMDENEIIRLGGRLEFAELSTEEKHPIILPKRSWLTFLITRREHEKMMHGGTVCTLARIQQRFWIPKGRQLVSVIKKCLICQKYLSKAANQITAALPLDRSNTSPPFSVCGLDFAGPIYVKSSTEVRKSYIVLFICAITRSIHLELVSVMTTDSFLLALRRFLARRGNCKVRYSDNAKTFKRAKKEIEDLSKIISDKLLSQFLTKERIVWKNIVERAAWWGGFYERLVKSVKDCLRKIVGKTLLNFEEMSTLLTEIETVLNLRPLTYVYNENSEPLPLTPMHFLNFGREPQYPINFAEIVENESKRSSLWKLGKIERAFLGRDNNVRSYEVKTASGLLRRTIQHLYPLEL, encoded by the coding sequence ATGGAGAAGTTGGTGAGGATTACAGCTTGGGTGAAGAAGTCGATCATGAAGTTTAGAAAGATTTCTAATAAAGGAAATACATTGACCACTAAAGAAATAATAGAAGCTGAGAGTCATTTGATAAGATTAGAACAGAAGatcttttttaaagaagattaCGAATCCTTGAAGAATGGAGAACCGATTCAAAAAGACTCtgatttgtttaactttttgcCATTCatggatgaaaatgaaattatcagACTAGGAGGAAGATTAGAATTTGCTGAATTATCTACAGAAGAAAAACATCCTATTATTCTTCCAAAACGGTCCTGGCTGACATTTTTAATCACAAGAAGAGAACATGAGAAAATGATGCACGGTGGAACAGTTTGCACTTTAGCTCGAATTCAGCAACGTTTCTGGATTCCAAAGGGACGGCAATTAGTCAGTGTAATCAAAAAGTGTCTAATCTGCCAAAAATATCTTTCGAAGGCTGCTAATCAAATTACAGCTGCGTTGCCGCTTGACAGAAGTAACACCTCGCCTCCATTCTCAGTTTGCGGATTGGATTTTGCGGGTCCAATTTATGTGAAAAGTTCTACAGAAGTTCGAAAATCTTATATAGTTTTGTTTATATGTGCGATTACTAGATCAATTCACCTTGAACTCGTTAGCGTTATGACTACAGATTCCTTCTTATTGGCACTTCGAAGATTTTTAGCTAGAAGAGGAAACTGTAAAGTAAGATATTCGGATAACGCGAAAACCTTTAAAAgggcaaaaaaagaaatagaagacTTATCAAAAATTATCTCTGACAAATTACTTTCGCAATTTCTGACTAAAGAAAGAATAGTTTGGAAAAATATAGTTGAAAGAGCTGCTTGGTGGGGAGGTTTTTACGAGCGACTTGTGAAATCAGTCAAAGATTGCCTGCGGAAAATTGTAGGgaaaaccttattaaattttgaagaaatgtctACATTGCTTACAGAAATAGAAACCGTCCTCAACTTGCGACCTCTAACTTACGTCTACAATGAAAATAGTGAACCTTTGCCTTTGACACCAATGCACTTCCTAAATTTTGGTCGAGAACCTCAATATCCTATCAATTTCGCTGAAATTGTAGAAAATGAATCGAAAAGATCTTCACTTTGGAAACTCGGAAAAATTGAAAGAGCGTTTCTCGGACGGGATAATAACGTACGCTCATACGAAGTTAAAACTGCTTCTGGACTTTTGCGGAGAACGATACAACACTTGTATCCCTTGGAACTTTga